A stretch of Flexivirga aerilata DNA encodes these proteins:
- a CDS encoding alpha/beta hydrolase: protein MTLSAHAAAGNDLPAGPARTRFPRTSRRSAALAGGMHAVAKPALNLWSYAPPLARLSRIMDRAADRLTVPDGTSVQSVQLGPCDAEWIRAPRATEEGAVLYLHGGALIVCSLASHRLLVASTSRVCRVPALNVNFRMLPQVTVEEMVGDCLAGYRWLLAKGYPPEKISIVGDSAGGYLAFLVALALRDDGLPLPSSIAGMSPLLDLDTERKAANPHRDKCDLFTVRACEALRALVDRVDRRHEVQGERVQPIDADLTGLPPVLIQMGSREILRPDAEEMADRLAAAGVPTQLQIWNGQVHVFQAAAPLVPEAGRALRELGRFVRTHRAAG, encoded by the coding sequence ATGACGCTGTCGGCTCACGCGGCCGCCGGCAACGACCTGCCCGCCGGCCCGGCCCGCACCCGATTTCCCCGCACCAGCCGCAGATCCGCGGCTCTCGCGGGCGGGATGCACGCCGTCGCCAAGCCGGCGCTCAACCTGTGGAGCTACGCACCGCCGCTCGCCCGGCTGTCCCGCATCATGGACCGCGCCGCCGACCGGCTCACCGTGCCGGACGGCACGTCGGTGCAGTCGGTGCAACTCGGGCCGTGCGACGCCGAGTGGATCCGGGCCCCGCGGGCGACCGAGGAGGGCGCGGTGCTCTACCTGCACGGCGGCGCCCTCATCGTCTGCAGCCTCGCCTCCCACCGGCTGCTCGTCGCGTCCACCTCCCGCGTATGCCGGGTGCCCGCGCTCAACGTCAACTTCCGGATGCTGCCGCAGGTCACGGTCGAGGAGATGGTCGGCGACTGCCTCGCCGGCTACCGCTGGCTGCTCGCCAAGGGCTACCCGCCGGAGAAGATCAGCATCGTGGGCGATTCCGCGGGCGGCTACCTGGCATTCCTCGTCGCGCTCGCGCTGCGCGACGACGGGCTGCCGCTGCCGTCGTCGATCGCCGGTATGTCGCCGCTGCTCGACCTCGACACCGAGCGCAAGGCGGCCAACCCGCACCGCGACAAGTGCGACCTGTTCACGGTGCGCGCCTGCGAGGCGCTCCGGGCATTGGTCGACCGGGTCGACCGCCGGCACGAGGTGCAGGGCGAGCGGGTGCAGCCGATCGACGCCGATCTCACCGGTCTGCCGCCGGTGCTGATTCAGATGGGGTCGCGCGAGATCCTCCGCCCGGACGCCGAGGAGATGGCCGACCGGCTCGCGGCGGCCGGCGTGCCGACCCAGCTGCAGATCTGGAACGGCCAGGTGCACGTCTTCCAGGCGGCTGCTCCCCTGGTGCCCGAGGCCGGGCGGGCGCTGCGTGAGCTCGGCCGCTTCGTGCGCACCCACCGCGCAGCCGGCTGA
- a CDS encoding WS/DGAT/MGAT family O-acyltransferase: MGPVDSGFLLVESREHPMHVGGLQLFTVPEGESPSWVRDQLTAVESEEINPRFRLRPMEPVGLLGNFRWSTDNDLDLDYHVRRSALPSPGRLRELFELASRWQSTLLDRHRPLWEAHVVEGLEDGRVAVFSKIHHAMVDGVSALHLMQQACSPDPDARDCVPPFALPDEQVEVAAAEQSAGRGLALPLGLVRGGLDVVGELSSIAPNSLKVAYRSLRDTGLTTPFDAPRTILNGKIGGARRFVAQSFDLDRFRRVAKACDVSFNDVALAVCAGALRRYLGELDALPDRAMTAMCPVNLRDETSEVGGNEIGAMIANLATDVEDPLERLETIHESTTVAKQTMRELTPLQLLLMSGYNVAGLGLSMLPTYGLVGRPPFNVIISNVPGPRKQLYFNGAHLEGTYPASIPVDGLAMNITLVTYDDQVDFGITACRRSAPSVQRMIHHLEDTLAELEASAG, translated from the coding sequence ATGGGCCCTGTCGACTCCGGATTCCTGCTCGTGGAGTCACGAGAGCACCCGATGCACGTCGGGGGTCTGCAACTGTTCACCGTGCCCGAGGGCGAGTCGCCGTCCTGGGTGCGCGACCAGCTGACCGCGGTCGAGTCCGAGGAGATCAACCCGCGCTTCCGGCTGCGGCCGATGGAGCCGGTCGGGCTGCTCGGCAACTTCCGCTGGTCGACCGACAACGACCTCGACCTCGATTACCACGTACGCCGATCCGCGCTGCCCAGCCCGGGGCGGCTGCGGGAGCTGTTCGAACTCGCCTCACGGTGGCAGAGCACCCTGCTGGACCGCCACCGGCCGCTGTGGGAGGCGCACGTCGTCGAAGGCCTGGAGGACGGCCGGGTCGCGGTCTTCTCCAAGATCCACCACGCGATGGTCGACGGGGTGTCCGCGCTGCACCTGATGCAGCAGGCGTGCAGTCCCGACCCCGACGCGCGTGACTGCGTGCCGCCGTTCGCGCTGCCGGACGAGCAGGTCGAGGTGGCCGCGGCCGAGCAGAGCGCCGGGCGGGGTCTCGCGCTGCCCCTCGGCCTGGTGCGTGGCGGCCTCGACGTGGTCGGCGAGCTGTCGAGCATCGCGCCCAACTCGCTCAAGGTCGCCTACCGGTCCCTGCGCGACACGGGTCTGACCACGCCGTTCGACGCTCCGCGCACCATCCTCAACGGGAAGATCGGTGGCGCACGCCGCTTCGTCGCGCAGTCCTTCGACCTCGACCGCTTCCGGCGGGTGGCCAAGGCGTGCGACGTGTCGTTCAACGACGTCGCGCTCGCGGTCTGCGCCGGCGCCCTGCGCCGTTACCTCGGCGAGCTCGACGCGCTGCCCGACCGGGCGATGACCGCCATGTGCCCGGTCAACCTGCGCGACGAGACCAGCGAGGTGGGCGGCAACGAGATCGGCGCGATGATCGCCAACCTCGCCACGGACGTCGAGGACCCACTGGAGCGCCTCGAGACGATCCACGAGTCGACCACCGTCGCCAAGCAGACCATGCGCGAACTCACCCCGCTGCAGCTGCTGCTCATGTCGGGCTACAACGTCGCCGGGCTCGGTCTGTCGATGCTCCCGACCTACGGACTGGTCGGGCGGCCGCCGTTCAACGTCATCATCTCCAACGTGCCCGGACCGCGAAAGCAGTTGTATTTCAACGGCGCCCACCTCGAAGGCACCTACCCTGCGTCGATCCCGGTCGACGGGCTGGCGATGAACATCACGCTCGTGACGTATGACGACCAGGTCGACTTCGGCATCACCGCCTGCCGTCGCAGCGCGCCGTCGGTGCAACGGATGATCCACCACCTGGAGGACACCCTGGCCGAGCTGGAGGCCTCGGCCGGCTGA
- a CDS encoding ATP-binding cassette domain-containing protein, translating into MGHIDVNGVHYFLPDGRPLLGGVGLRVGEGAKVALVGPNGTGKTTLLKIIAGELDAHEGAITRSGGLAVMPQFIGRALPEGEEFAVRDLLLTVAPEPIRRAAEAVDDSELAIMERDDEPAQLAYAQALADWAEVGGYEWETLWDVCTVAAIGIPYERAQFRDVSTLSGGEQKRIVLEALLRGPEEVLLLDEPDNSLDVPTKRWLEQRLTESPKTVLFISHDRELLQQVATRIATLEPAATGANAWVHAGRFDTYHQARVDRNSKLEELRRRWDEEHAKLTQLVQTLKVKATFNDGMASRYRAAQTRLAKFEEAGPPEVLPYEQRVSMRLTGGRTAKRAVVCEGLELSGLMQPFDLEVWYGERVAVLGSNGSGKSHFLRLLAGGGSDPDVEHRPVGDNPPKPVPHNGIARLGSRVRPGWFAQSTQAGAHGDLSRRTLLEILHRGDDHRDGMPREQASRALDRYELARAAEQAFGSLSGGQQARFQILLLELSGATLLLLDEPTDNLDLHSAEALEAGLDAFDGTVVAVTHDRWFARGFDRYLVFGADGRVRETPEPVWDETRVERVR; encoded by the coding sequence GTGGGTCATATCGATGTCAACGGGGTTCACTACTTCCTGCCCGACGGTCGGCCGCTGCTCGGCGGTGTCGGTCTGCGGGTGGGGGAGGGCGCGAAGGTCGCCCTGGTCGGGCCCAACGGCACCGGCAAGACGACGCTGCTGAAGATCATCGCGGGCGAGCTCGACGCCCACGAGGGCGCGATCACCCGGTCCGGCGGGCTCGCGGTCATGCCGCAGTTCATCGGCCGCGCACTGCCCGAGGGCGAGGAGTTCGCGGTGCGCGACCTCCTGCTGACCGTGGCGCCGGAGCCGATCCGCCGAGCCGCCGAGGCGGTCGACGACTCCGAGCTGGCGATCATGGAGCGCGACGACGAGCCGGCCCAGCTTGCCTACGCGCAGGCGCTCGCCGACTGGGCCGAGGTCGGCGGCTACGAGTGGGAGACGCTCTGGGACGTGTGCACGGTCGCGGCCATCGGCATACCGTATGAACGAGCGCAATTCCGTGACGTGTCAACGCTTTCCGGCGGTGAGCAGAAGCGCATCGTGCTCGAGGCGCTCCTGCGCGGGCCGGAGGAGGTGCTGCTCCTCGACGAGCCGGACAACTCGCTCGACGTGCCCACCAAGCGCTGGCTGGAGCAGCGGCTGACCGAGTCGCCGAAGACCGTGCTCTTCATCAGCCACGACCGGGAGCTCCTGCAACAGGTCGCCACCCGCATCGCCACTCTCGAGCCGGCCGCGACGGGTGCGAACGCGTGGGTGCACGCCGGCCGCTTCGACACCTACCATCAGGCACGAGTCGACCGGAACAGCAAACTGGAGGAGCTGCGTCGGCGCTGGGACGAAGAGCACGCCAAGCTCACCCAGCTCGTCCAGACGCTCAAGGTGAAGGCCACTTTCAACGACGGCATGGCGAGCCGCTACCGCGCCGCGCAGACCCGGCTGGCGAAATTCGAGGAAGCCGGCCCGCCGGAGGTGCTGCCCTACGAGCAGCGGGTCTCGATGCGGCTGACCGGTGGTCGCACCGCCAAGCGGGCGGTGGTCTGCGAGGGGCTGGAGCTCTCCGGGCTGATGCAGCCCTTCGACCTCGAGGTCTGGTATGGCGAGCGCGTCGCGGTGCTCGGCTCCAACGGATCGGGCAAGTCGCACTTCCTGCGGCTGCTCGCCGGCGGCGGCAGCGACCCGGACGTCGAGCACCGACCGGTCGGTGACAACCCGCCGAAACCCGTGCCGCACAACGGGATCGCCCGCCTGGGGTCACGTGTGCGACCGGGTTGGTTTGCACAGTCGACGCAGGCCGGGGCGCACGGAGACCTGTCGCGGCGGACGCTGCTGGAGATCCTGCACCGCGGGGACGACCACCGCGACGGGATGCCGCGGGAGCAGGCGTCCCGTGCACTCGACCGCTACGAGCTGGCGCGCGCCGCCGAGCAGGCCTTCGGGTCGCTCTCCGGCGGGCAGCAGGCCCGCTTCCAGATCCTCCTGCTGGAACTGTCCGGGGCGACCCTGCTGCTGCTCGACGAGCCCACCGACAACCTCGACCTGCACTCCGCCGAGGCGCTCGAGGCCGGACTCGACGCCTTCGACGGCACCGTGGTCGCGGTCACCCACGACCGTTGGTTCGCACGGGGATTCGACCGCTACCTCGTCTTCGGCGCCGACGGCCGGGTGCGGGAGACGCCGGAGCCGGTCTGGGACGAGACGCGGGTCGAGCGGGTGCGGTGA
- a CDS encoding RNA polymerase sigma-70 factor, with protein MTDSTDAFVAHRGLLFTVVYELLGSAADAEDVLQETWLRWDDVDRSQVRDDRAYLVRIATRLALNRLRTLSRRRESYVGPWLPEPLLTAPDVADDVALADSVSTAMLLVLETLSPTERAVFVLREVFDLPYDEIGDAVGKSAAAVRQIAHRARERVAQRRPRHLVGSPERTAVIDRFVAAVNGGDLQSLMDVLAPDVVMLTDGGGLKKAALQPIRGVEKVLRFLIAVTPADGSARAEVARINGDLGLRLYAAGELDTIATIRIDDGAVTGLYLVRNPEKLRRVEEAVPLRRRL; from the coding sequence GTGACCGACAGCACCGACGCCTTCGTGGCGCACCGCGGGCTCCTCTTCACGGTCGTCTACGAGCTGCTCGGGTCGGCGGCCGATGCCGAGGACGTGCTGCAGGAGACGTGGCTGCGCTGGGACGACGTCGACCGCTCGCAGGTGCGCGATGACCGGGCCTACCTGGTGCGCATCGCGACCCGGCTGGCGCTCAACCGGCTGCGCACGCTCTCCCGCCGCCGCGAGTCGTATGTCGGGCCGTGGCTGCCCGAGCCGCTGCTCACCGCGCCGGACGTGGCCGACGACGTGGCGCTCGCCGACAGCGTCTCGACGGCGATGCTGCTCGTGCTGGAGACGCTCTCGCCGACGGAGAGAGCGGTTTTCGTGCTGCGCGAGGTCTTCGACCTGCCGTACGACGAGATCGGCGACGCGGTCGGCAAGTCGGCCGCGGCGGTGCGCCAGATCGCCCACCGGGCCCGCGAGCGGGTGGCGCAGCGCCGGCCGCGGCACCTGGTGGGCAGCCCGGAGCGCACCGCGGTGATCGACCGTTTCGTCGCGGCCGTGAACGGCGGTGACCTGCAGAGCCTGATGGACGTGCTCGCGCCGGACGTCGTCATGCTGACGGACGGCGGTGGTCTGAAAAAGGCTGCGCTGCAACCGATTCGGGGAGTCGAGAAGGTGTTGCGCTTTCTCATCGCGGTCACCCCGGCGGATGGCAGCGCGCGTGCCGAGGTCGCCCGCATCAACGGCGATCTCGGGCTGCGGCTCTATGCAGCCGGCGAGCTCGACACGATCGCGACCATCCGCATCGACGACGGCGCGGTGACCGGTCTCTACCTGGTGCGCAACCCGGAGAAGCTGCGCCGGGTCGAGGAGGCGGTGCCGCTCCGACGCCGACTGTGA
- a CDS encoding carboxymuconolactone decarboxylase family protein — protein MPSTSTLRIPKAPVTGAYGAAMRWFAKRKLGGEFPDNGYVYFHNKPVLKAVLSFEGKVDRWSALDPTLKSYAQIASAGVIGCSWCLDFGYFKAHDDGLDLDKVRQVPRWRESDVFSALERRVLEYAEAMSQTPLTVTDEMVAALVDELGAAATVELTQMIALENMRSRFNSAAGLQSQGYSDVCELPLAVRSSL, from the coding sequence ATGCCCAGCACCAGCACGCTCCGCATCCCGAAGGCACCCGTCACCGGCGCGTACGGCGCCGCGATGCGGTGGTTCGCCAAGCGCAAGCTCGGCGGAGAGTTCCCCGACAACGGATACGTCTACTTCCACAACAAGCCGGTCCTGAAGGCGGTGTTGTCCTTCGAGGGCAAGGTCGACCGCTGGAGCGCGCTCGACCCGACCCTGAAGTCCTATGCGCAGATCGCGAGCGCCGGGGTGATCGGCTGCAGCTGGTGTCTCGACTTCGGCTACTTCAAGGCGCACGACGACGGCCTCGACCTCGACAAGGTGCGGCAGGTGCCGCGCTGGCGCGAGTCGGACGTCTTCAGCGCGCTGGAGCGGCGGGTGCTGGAGTATGCCGAGGCGATGTCGCAGACCCCGCTCACGGTCACCGACGAGATGGTCGCCGCGCTCGTCGACGAGCTCGGCGCGGCGGCAACCGTCGAGCTGACCCAGATGATCGCGCTGGAGAACATGCGCTCCCGCTTCAACTCGGCGGCCGGCCTGCAGTCGCAGGGGTATTCGGACGTGTGCGAGTTGCCGCTCGCCGTACGGTCGTCACTGTGA
- a CDS encoding acyltransferase family protein: protein MTSPATTHRRDRADIQGLRAVAVLSVLLSHASLLGFSGGFVGVDVFFVISGFLITGGLVREVRDRGRVSIADFYARRARRILPAAAVVLLAIAVGSAVCYTAGDLRTVLSEVRWATFFGENIKLATARTDYFAENSFVSPVQHFWSLAVEEQFYLAWPLLLGAVAWLTFGRRARTRSRGRIAVRRAAALVIVLGLLSFAWSLWDTRHNPSSAYFSTFTRAWELAIGALLALLAPELSRIPRPVRIALGWGGLLAILIACFGYDASTPFPGYAAALPVLGSAAILLAGAEPEQFGVGRVLGIAPMRFVGDISYSLYLWHWPLLIMAPAYQGHPISLRGRVVLLVAAVALAWLSYRFVETPFRRARWVTRTRLRSLVLWPGAVAVLLAGALVVQIGFATVPKVEASTGTTTVTGTPAQQAGALQQDVRESAQFATANKKLPEALVPALPDLLADVSQPEPGCSVSTAEGLSHKLCPLGDTSSSKVIALWGDSHAGQWMTTLSDLAKAKGYKLVLFAKATCVPVQALEVYYGKPYPQCLTFQRWVLDQLRAIKPAMVIMSGKVGGDLVDPKTGQVQSEPAADKQFRTQAEKTLREVRSITPRTAVISDINLLPQDASRCLGSRTSTYGTCAQPQHPAVARRNALWKSAATATGATFVDMVPWFCQSGTCPVVVGNMIVYRDSNHVTASYVDKLRPVLESQLDF from the coding sequence ATGACTTCCCCGGCCACCACGCACCGGCGCGACCGCGCCGACATCCAGGGGCTGCGCGCCGTTGCCGTTCTCTCGGTCCTGCTCAGCCACGCGTCGCTGCTCGGTTTCAGCGGCGGTTTCGTCGGCGTCGACGTCTTCTTCGTGATCTCCGGCTTCCTCATCACCGGCGGCCTGGTGCGCGAGGTGCGTGACCGCGGACGGGTCTCGATCGCCGACTTCTACGCACGCCGCGCGCGGCGCATCCTGCCCGCGGCTGCCGTCGTACTCCTTGCGATCGCGGTGGGCAGCGCGGTCTGTTACACCGCCGGCGACCTGCGCACCGTGCTGTCGGAGGTGCGCTGGGCGACGTTCTTCGGCGAGAACATCAAGCTCGCCACGGCCCGCACCGACTACTTCGCCGAGAACTCCTTCGTCTCCCCGGTGCAGCACTTCTGGTCGCTCGCCGTGGAGGAGCAGTTCTACCTGGCCTGGCCACTGCTACTCGGCGCGGTGGCCTGGCTGACTTTCGGCCGTCGTGCGCGCACCCGGTCGCGCGGCCGCATCGCGGTGCGGCGGGCCGCCGCACTGGTCATCGTGCTCGGTCTGCTCAGCTTCGCCTGGTCGCTCTGGGACACCCGGCACAACCCGAGCAGCGCCTACTTCTCGACCTTCACCCGCGCCTGGGAGCTCGCCATCGGCGCCCTGCTGGCCCTCCTTGCCCCAGAGTTGTCGCGGATCCCGCGGCCCGTGCGGATCGCGCTCGGCTGGGGCGGCCTGCTCGCGATCCTCATCGCCTGCTTCGGGTATGACGCCAGCACCCCCTTCCCCGGCTACGCCGCCGCCCTGCCGGTGCTCGGGTCGGCCGCGATCCTGCTCGCCGGTGCCGAGCCGGAGCAGTTCGGGGTCGGCCGGGTCCTCGGCATCGCGCCGATGCGGTTCGTCGGCGACATTTCCTACTCGCTCTACCTGTGGCACTGGCCGCTGCTGATCATGGCGCCGGCCTACCAGGGGCACCCGATCTCGCTGCGCGGCCGTGTCGTGCTGCTGGTGGCCGCCGTCGCGCTCGCCTGGCTCAGCTACCGGTTCGTCGAGACGCCTTTCCGCCGGGCGCGGTGGGTCACCCGCACGCGGCTGCGCTCGCTGGTGCTCTGGCCGGGTGCCGTCGCGGTGCTGCTCGCCGGTGCGCTTGTCGTGCAGATCGGTTTCGCCACCGTGCCCAAGGTCGAGGCGTCCACCGGCACCACGACGGTGACCGGCACGCCCGCCCAGCAGGCGGGCGCCCTGCAGCAGGACGTCCGTGAGTCCGCGCAGTTCGCCACGGCGAACAAGAAGCTGCCGGAGGCGCTGGTGCCGGCGCTGCCGGACCTGCTGGCCGACGTGTCCCAGCCGGAGCCGGGGTGTTCGGTGTCGACGGCCGAGGGCCTGTCGCACAAACTCTGCCCGCTCGGCGACACGTCCTCATCGAAAGTCATTGCGCTCTGGGGTGATTCGCACGCCGGCCAGTGGATGACCACGCTGTCCGATCTGGCCAAGGCGAAGGGCTACAAGCTCGTGCTCTTCGCCAAGGCGACGTGCGTGCCGGTGCAGGCGCTGGAGGTCTACTACGGCAAGCCCTACCCGCAGTGCCTCACCTTCCAGCGCTGGGTGCTGGACCAGTTGCGCGCGATCAAGCCGGCCATGGTGATCATGAGCGGGAAGGTCGGCGGCGACCTCGTCGATCCGAAGACCGGCCAGGTCCAGTCGGAGCCGGCCGCCGACAAGCAGTTCCGCACCCAGGCGGAGAAGACGCTGCGCGAGGTGCGCTCCATCACCCCGCGCACGGCGGTCATCAGTGACATCAACCTGCTGCCGCAGGACGCCTCGCGCTGCCTCGGGTCCCGCACCTCCACCTACGGCACGTGCGCGCAGCCGCAGCACCCGGCCGTCGCGCGACGCAACGCGTTGTGGAAGTCCGCCGCCACCGCCACGGGCGCGACCTTCGTCGACATGGTGCCGTGGTTCTGCCAGTCGGGCACCTGCCCGGTCGTGGTCGGCAACATGATCGTCTACCGCGACAGCAACCACGTCACCGCGTCCTACGTCGACAAGCTGCGACCGGTGCTGGAGTCCCAGCTCGACTTCTGA
- a CDS encoding winged helix-turn-helix domain-containing protein: protein MTPADSATPSPNQSPLRALAHPLRSRLLAQLRVHGEATATELAAAIGTHTGATSYHLRKLAEAGLAADTGTGTGRRRVWTATTPERTAAPEPLDADDAAAEQWLQRDYVEHFAERAGAWIDDASRWPPTWQEHCGLTDHAVVVTTEQLTALDAELAEVMERYRRAGAGTPGARRVAAYTALLPVDPPPAR from the coding sequence ATGACGCCCGCCGACTCCGCCACGCCGTCCCCGAATCAAAGCCCCCTTCGGGCCCTGGCGCACCCGCTCCGCTCCCGGCTGCTCGCTCAGCTGCGCGTGCACGGTGAGGCCACCGCGACCGAGCTCGCCGCCGCGATCGGCACCCACACCGGCGCCACCAGCTACCACCTGCGCAAGCTCGCCGAAGCGGGACTGGCGGCCGACACCGGCACCGGCACCGGCCGTCGCCGGGTCTGGACCGCGACGACGCCGGAGCGCACCGCCGCCCCCGAGCCGCTCGACGCCGACGACGCCGCGGCCGAGCAGTGGCTGCAGCGGGATTACGTCGAGCACTTCGCCGAACGCGCCGGCGCCTGGATCGACGACGCGTCGCGGTGGCCGCCCACCTGGCAGGAGCATTGCGGGCTCACCGACCACGCGGTCGTGGTGACCACCGAGCAACTCACCGCACTCGACGCCGAACTCGCCGAGGTGATGGAGCGCTACCGCCGCGCCGGCGCGGGGACGCCCGGCGCGCGGCGGGTCGCGGCATACACCGCCCTGCTGCCGGTGGACCCGCCGCCGGCGCGCTGA
- the rplM gene encoding 50S ribosomal protein L13: protein MRTFTPKPAQLQQERAWHVIDATDVVLGRLATQAATLLRGKHKPTFAPHVDAGDFVVIINADKVALTGAKLEKKKAYRHSGFPGGLKTTSYTELMAKSPTKAVEKAIRGMIPKNSLGRQQLSKLKVYAGPEHPHAAQQPQPFEITQVAQ from the coding sequence GTGCGTACCTTCACGCCCAAGCCCGCGCAGCTCCAGCAGGAGCGTGCGTGGCACGTCATCGACGCGACCGACGTCGTGCTCGGCCGGCTGGCCACCCAGGCCGCCACGCTGCTGCGCGGCAAGCACAAGCCGACCTTCGCGCCGCACGTCGACGCCGGTGACTTCGTCGTCATCATCAACGCTGACAAGGTCGCGCTGACCGGCGCCAAGCTGGAGAAGAAGAAGGCCTACCGCCACTCCGGTTTTCCGGGCGGCCTCAAGACCACCAGCTACACCGAGCTGATGGCCAAGAGCCCGACCAAGGCCGTCGAGAAGGCGATCCGCGGGATGATCCCGAAGAACTCCCTCGGCCGTCAGCAGCTGTCCAAGCTCAAGGTCTACGCCGGCCCGGAGCACCCGCACGCCGCGCAGCAGCCCCAGCCGTTCGAGATCACCCAGGTCGCGCAGTAA
- the rpsI gene encoding 30S ribosomal protein S9 has translation MTDQTTVDVLEDDEPQLTSYTSESSAAPADGEEPTRRPSASAPGAGTGRRKQAIARVRIVPGTGKWKINGKTLEEYFPNKVHQQIVNEPLKVLELDGAYDVLVRVHGGGSSGQAGAVRLGVARSLNEVDAELNRPALKKAGLLTRDARVPERKKAGLKKARKAPQYSKR, from the coding sequence ATGACCGACCAGACCACGGTCGACGTCCTGGAGGACGACGAGCCGCAGCTGACCAGCTACACCTCCGAGTCCTCGGCCGCCCCGGCCGACGGCGAGGAGCCCACCCGCCGCCCGAGCGCCTCGGCGCCCGGCGCCGGCACCGGCCGCCGCAAGCAGGCCATCGCCCGCGTCCGCATCGTGCCCGGCACCGGTAAGTGGAAGATCAACGGCAAGACCCTGGAGGAGTACTTCCCCAACAAGGTCCACCAGCAGATCGTCAACGAGCCGCTGAAGGTGCTCGAGCTCGACGGCGCGTATGACGTGCTGGTGCGCGTCCACGGTGGCGGCAGCTCCGGCCAGGCCGGCGCCGTCCGCCTCGGTGTGGCCCGTTCGCTCAACGAGGTCGACGCCGAGCTCAACCGCCCGGCGCTGAAGAAGGCCGGACTGCTCACCCGTGACGCCCGCGTCCCGGAGCGCAAGAAGGCCGGCCTCAAGAAGGCCCGCAAGGCGCCGCAGTACTCCAAGCGCTGA
- the glmM gene encoding phosphoglucosamine mutase yields MGRLFGTDGVRGLANRDITAELALDLSVAAARVLAEEGEFAGHRPTAVVGRDPRASGEFLAAATVAGLASAGVDVFDAGVLPTPAIAFLTAASGADLGAMLSASHNAMPDNGIKFFSRGGHKLPDATEDAIEQHLRGEWTRPTGAVVGRIKPYDEGAQRYIAHLLGAIPHRLEGLHVVLDCAHGAASEVAPEAFRQAGAQVTVIGAEPDGLNINDGYGSTHLERLREAVPAAGADFGLAFDGDADRCLAVDGTGAEVDGDQIMAILAIDLHERGELAGDTLVATVMSNEGLLRAMQREGIDVRRTDVGDRYVLEEMRRSGFSLGGEQSGHVIMLEHGTTGDGVLTGLMLAARVASTGKSMTDLAACMTRLPQCLVNVPGVDKHAVDAHPVVQSAVSDEQAQLAGLGRVLLRKSGTEPVVRVMVEAPTAEHARQVADRLAQVVARELALAPA; encoded by the coding sequence ATGGGTCGCTTGTTCGGCACGGACGGGGTGCGAGGCCTCGCCAATCGAGACATCACCGCGGAGCTGGCGCTCGACCTGTCGGTCGCGGCCGCGCGGGTGCTGGCCGAGGAGGGCGAGTTCGCCGGGCACCGGCCCACCGCCGTCGTCGGGCGAGACCCGCGCGCGTCGGGTGAGTTCCTGGCCGCCGCCACCGTCGCCGGGCTCGCCTCGGCGGGCGTCGACGTCTTCGACGCGGGCGTGCTGCCCACCCCCGCGATCGCATTCCTGACCGCGGCGTCGGGCGCCGACCTCGGCGCGATGCTGTCGGCCTCGCACAACGCGATGCCGGACAACGGCATCAAGTTCTTCTCCCGCGGCGGGCACAAGCTGCCCGACGCGACGGAGGACGCGATCGAGCAGCACCTGCGCGGCGAATGGACGCGTCCGACCGGCGCCGTCGTCGGCCGGATCAAGCCGTATGACGAAGGCGCGCAGCGCTACATTGCGCATCTGCTCGGCGCCATACCGCATCGCCTGGAGGGGCTGCACGTCGTGCTCGACTGCGCTCACGGCGCGGCGAGCGAGGTGGCGCCCGAGGCGTTCCGGCAGGCCGGCGCGCAGGTCACGGTCATCGGCGCCGAACCCGACGGTCTCAACATCAACGACGGCTACGGCTCGACCCACCTCGAGCGGCTGCGCGAGGCCGTGCCGGCCGCCGGTGCGGACTTCGGGCTGGCCTTCGACGGCGACGCCGACCGGTGCCTCGCGGTCGACGGCACCGGGGCCGAGGTCGACGGCGACCAGATCATGGCGATCCTCGCGATCGACCTGCACGAGCGCGGCGAGCTCGCCGGCGACACGCTGGTCGCGACGGTGATGAGCAACGAGGGCCTGCTGCGCGCCATGCAGCGCGAGGGCATCGACGTCCGGCGCACCGACGTCGGCGATCGCTACGTGCTGGAGGAGATGCGACGCAGCGGCTTCTCGCTCGGCGGCGAACAGTCCGGCCACGTCATCATGCTCGAGCACGGCACCACCGGCGACGGCGTGCTCACCGGCCTGATGCTCGCCGCGCGCGTCGCGTCCACCGGCAAGTCGATGACCGACCTCGCAGCTTGCATGACCCGGCTGCCGCAGTGCCTGGTCAACGTCCCCGGCGTCGACAAGCACGCGGTCGACGCGCACCCGGTGGTGCAGTCGGCGGTCAGCGACGAGCAGGCGCAGCTCGCCGGCCTCGGCCGGGTGCTGCTGCGCAAGTCCGGCACCGAGCCCGTGGTGCGCGTGATGGTCGAGGCGCCGACCGCCGAGCACGCCCGGCAGGTGGCCGACCGGCTTGCCCAGGTCGTCGCCCGCGAGCTCGCGCTCGCGCCCGCCTGA